In a single window of the Cupriavidus basilensis genome:
- a CDS encoding phospholipase D family protein: MSHSPEQIPETPIAPREFRRRGALVGVAVAAAWLAACASLPDPGGRAPSQALANTADTRLGRALAPGQAQHPGESVFYPLPSGPDAFVARLALARGAERSLDLQYYIFDPDLTGKTLLAAVIAAADRGVRVRLLLDDLHLSGQDRALAAIDAHPNIEVRLFNPFASRNARWLEFATDSRRLDRRMHNKSMTADNQLTVVGGRNIGDGYFSADKATDFSDLDVLAGGPVVRQVSAVFDDYWNGPASYPVASLIAEPADAQAEVQALRQYLDEQAVQARGGEYAKELLASGMAQALEGGKLPAYWGRSTVLADEAIKVTLPPQDNASHAIPKLAHLLDSAQRDLALVSPYFVPDRNSVEWLAGMARRGVRVRILTNSFAATDVSAVHAGYAPTRRALLAAGIELYELKPSAYAELAREGHRRLISKSRASLHAKSYMVDGHLLFVGSLNLDPRSARLNTEMGVVLDSAALCAQLGTGLDDKLLDVAYKVMLEPGPAGAEPELVWVTREDGLLRTYDSEPGMSALQHVGQSLLRLLPLQDEL, encoded by the coding sequence ATGTCGCATAGCCCGGAGCAAATCCCTGAGACGCCGATAGCGCCGCGCGAGTTCCGCCGCCGCGGTGCGCTGGTGGGTGTGGCCGTGGCCGCGGCCTGGCTCGCGGCCTGCGCCAGCTTGCCCGATCCGGGCGGACGCGCACCATCCCAAGCCCTTGCCAACACCGCCGACACGCGCCTGGGACGCGCGTTGGCGCCGGGCCAGGCGCAACACCCCGGCGAATCCGTGTTCTACCCGCTCCCATCCGGCCCGGACGCTTTCGTGGCGCGCCTGGCGCTGGCACGCGGGGCCGAGCGTAGCCTGGACCTGCAGTACTACATCTTCGACCCTGACCTCACCGGCAAGACCTTGTTGGCGGCCGTGATTGCGGCGGCCGATCGCGGCGTGCGGGTGCGCCTGCTGCTCGACGACCTGCACCTGAGCGGCCAGGATCGCGCGCTGGCGGCCATCGACGCCCATCCCAACATCGAGGTGCGCCTGTTCAATCCGTTTGCCAGCCGCAACGCGCGCTGGCTGGAGTTCGCCACCGATTCCCGGCGCCTGGACCGGCGCATGCACAATAAATCGATGACCGCCGATAACCAGCTCACGGTGGTGGGCGGACGCAATATCGGCGACGGATACTTCTCCGCCGATAAGGCAACGGATTTCAGCGATCTCGATGTGCTTGCCGGCGGCCCGGTGGTGCGCCAGGTTTCGGCCGTATTCGATGATTACTGGAATGGCCCGGCGAGCTACCCCGTCGCCAGCTTGATAGCCGAGCCTGCCGATGCGCAGGCAGAGGTCCAGGCCCTGCGCCAATACCTGGACGAACAAGCGGTCCAGGCCCGAGGCGGCGAGTATGCAAAGGAACTGCTGGCGTCAGGCATGGCGCAGGCATTGGAAGGCGGCAAGCTGCCTGCGTACTGGGGGCGGAGCACCGTGCTTGCCGATGAGGCCATCAAGGTCACGCTGCCGCCGCAAGACAACGCCAGCCACGCCATTCCCAAGCTGGCGCACCTGCTCGACAGCGCGCAACGGGACCTGGCGCTGGTCTCGCCGTATTTCGTGCCCGACCGCAATTCGGTCGAGTGGCTGGCCGGCATGGCCCGGCGCGGGGTGCGCGTGCGGATCCTGACCAACTCGTTTGCGGCCACCGATGTGAGCGCCGTGCACGCCGGCTATGCGCCCACGCGCCGCGCCTTGCTGGCGGCAGGCATCGAGCTGTATGAGCTCAAGCCATCCGCCTATGCGGAGCTGGCACGCGAAGGCCATCGCCGCCTCATCAGCAAGAGCCGCGCAAGCTTGCACGCCAAGAGCTATATGGTGGACGGCCACTTGCTGTTTGTCGGCTCGCTGAACCTGGACCCGCGCTCTGCCCGCTTGAATACCGAGATGGGCGTGGTGCTCGACAGCGCGGCGCTGTGTGCCCAGCTTGGCACGGGGCTGGACGACAAGCTGCTCGATGTTGCCTACAAGGTCATGCTGGAGCCTGGTCCGGCCGGCGCAGAGCCGGAACTGGTGTGGGTCACGCGAGAAGACGGGCTGCTGCGGACCTACGACAGTGAGCCCGGCATGAGCGCACTCCAGCATGTCGGCCAAAGCCTGTTGCGGCTATTGCCGCTGCAGGATGAGCTGTAG
- a CDS encoding H-NS histone family protein produces the protein MATYKQLIAEKEALEAKLAEMRASEVAGVIAQIQGLMAEYELTADDIAPKRRRGRPAANANGAAAKPKSTLPAKYRDPKTGATWTGRGRAPGWLGKNRARFLIAEA, from the coding sequence ATGGCAACTTACAAGCAGCTGATTGCAGAGAAGGAAGCGCTCGAAGCAAAGCTGGCCGAGATGCGTGCCAGCGAAGTGGCGGGCGTTATTGCGCAGATCCAGGGCCTGATGGCGGAATATGAGCTGACGGCCGACGACATCGCCCCGAAGCGCCGCCGGGGCCGCCCGGCTGCCAACGCGAATGGCGCCGCCGCCAAGCCCAAGTCCACCCTGCCCGCGAAGTATCGCGATCCCAAGACTGGCGCTACCTGGACCGGCCGTGGCCGCGCACCGGGTTGGCTGGGTAAGAACCGCGCCCGCTTCCTGATCGCCGAAGCCTGA
- a CDS encoding lysozyme inhibitor LprI family protein has product MALLIKFPLPDPRPDMKKALLPALLLCASFAALADEKLLSKQYGACMDRPDVTTAGMHDCIAAETARQDKSLNAAYKSLQQALPPARKAQLLDAQRAWLKFRDANCSFQADPDGGTIAGVNASACFMQMTADRARELSDFAAEAAGR; this is encoded by the coding sequence ATGGCGCTCCTCATCAAATTCCCCCTGCCAGACCCCAGACCCGATATGAAAAAAGCGCTGCTTCCCGCGTTGCTGCTTTGCGCGTCTTTTGCCGCGCTGGCGGATGAAAAATTGTTGTCAAAGCAATACGGGGCCTGCATGGATCGTCCGGATGTCACTACCGCCGGCATGCACGACTGCATCGCGGCGGAGACGGCGCGGCAGGATAAATCGCTGAATGCCGCCTATAAAAGCCTTCAACAGGCATTGCCTCCCGCCAGGAAAGCACAATTGCTCGACGCCCAGCGCGCTTGGCTGAAGTTCCGGGACGCCAATTGCAGCTTCCAGGCCGATCCCGATGGCGGCACGATCGCCGGTGTCAACGCGTCTGCCTGTTTTATGCAGATGACGGCGGACCGGGCGCGGGAACTGAGCGATTTCGCCGCCGAAGCGGCAGGGCGCTAA
- a CDS encoding acyl-CoA dehydrogenase family protein, with protein sequence MSLDAESFSLLRASVQRFIDERLKPAEDTLEETDDVPADIVADMKEMGLFGISIPENYGGIGLSMSQECDVVYDLGHTAFAFRSVFGTNVGIGSQGILMDGTEAQKQEYLPKIASGELVISFALTEPNAGSDAASLQTKAELDGDHYIINGTKRFITNAPRAGAFTLMARTGGAGASGISSFIVPANTPGISLGKPDKKMGQRGTKTCDVVLENVRVPAANIIGGVPGVGFKTAMKVLDRGRLHISALACGMAHRLITDAVAYAKERKQFGQPIGDFQLIQAMLADSQAELYAGLSMVRDCAQRYDAKTPGKSDPEVSMLASCTKMFCTEMVGRVADRAVQIHGGAGYIAEYKAERFYRDVRLLRLYEGTTQIQQLIIAKQLLRD encoded by the coding sequence ATGAGCCTGGATGCAGAATCCTTTTCGCTGCTGCGCGCGTCGGTGCAGCGTTTCATCGACGAACGCCTGAAGCCGGCGGAAGACACGCTCGAGGAAACCGACGATGTGCCCGCGGACATCGTTGCCGACATGAAGGAGATGGGCCTGTTCGGGATCTCCATCCCTGAGAACTACGGTGGCATCGGCCTGTCGATGTCGCAGGAATGCGACGTGGTGTACGACCTTGGCCATACAGCCTTTGCCTTCCGCTCGGTCTTCGGCACCAATGTCGGCATCGGCTCGCAGGGCATCCTGATGGACGGCACCGAGGCGCAGAAGCAGGAATACCTGCCCAAGATCGCCAGCGGCGAGCTGGTGATCTCGTTCGCGCTGACCGAGCCCAATGCCGGCTCCGACGCGGCTTCGCTGCAGACCAAGGCCGAGCTCGACGGCGACCACTACATCATCAACGGCACCAAGCGCTTCATCACCAACGCACCGCGCGCGGGCGCATTTACCCTGATGGCGCGCACCGGCGGTGCCGGCGCTTCGGGCATCTCCTCGTTCATCGTGCCGGCCAACACCCCGGGCATTTCGCTTGGCAAGCCGGACAAGAAGATGGGCCAGCGCGGCACCAAGACCTGCGACGTGGTGCTGGAAAACGTGCGCGTGCCGGCGGCCAACATCATCGGCGGCGTGCCCGGCGTCGGCTTCAAGACGGCCATGAAGGTGCTCGACCGCGGCCGCCTGCATATCTCGGCGCTGGCCTGCGGCATGGCGCACCGCCTGATTACCGATGCCGTGGCCTATGCCAAGGAGCGCAAGCAGTTCGGCCAGCCGATCGGCGATTTCCAGCTGATCCAGGCCATGCTGGCCGATAGCCAGGCCGAGCTGTACGCCGGCTTGTCGATGGTGCGCGATTGCGCCCAGCGCTACGACGCCAAGACCCCGGGCAAGAGCGATCCGGAAGTCAGCATGCTGGCCTCCTGCACCAAGATGTTCTGCACCGAGATGGTGGGCCGCGTGGCCGACCGCGCCGTGCAGATCCATGGCGGCGCCGGTTATATCGCCGAGTACAAGGCAGAGCGTTTCTATCGCGACGTGCGCCTGCTGCGCCTGTATGAAGGCACCACGCAGATCCAGCAACTGATCATCGCCAAGCAGCTGCTGCGCGACTGA
- a CDS encoding MFS family transporter, translated as MTDLSAPLLDAPPSAEEKRKRVYAIVAASSGNLVEWFDFYVYAFCAIYFAGSFFPKSDPTAQLLNTAGVFAAGFLMRPIGGWLFGRIADRHGRKNSLLISVTMMCCGSLLIASLPTYNSIGAWAPALLLVARLLQGLSVGGEYGTTATYMSEVALKGQRGFFSSFQYVTLIGGQLLAVLVVVVLQQFLDEAELKAWGWRIPFVIGAITAVVALFLRRTLHETTSAATRASKEAGTLTALFRHHKAAFFTVLGYTAGGSLIFYTFTTYMQKYLVNSAGMSIKTASYVMTGCLFFYMCMQPFFGALSDRIGRRTNMLLFGALGTLGTVPILTALGSVKSPFVAFVLISLALAIVSLYTSISGIVKAEMFPTEIRALGVGLAYAVANAIFGGSAEYVALDLKSLGHESSFYWYVTAMMVIVFLVSFRLPRQARYLHHEH; from the coding sequence ATGACAGACCTGTCCGCCCCCCTGCTCGATGCGCCGCCGAGCGCCGAGGAAAAGCGCAAGCGCGTCTACGCGATCGTGGCCGCGTCTTCCGGCAATCTGGTCGAGTGGTTCGACTTTTACGTCTACGCGTTCTGTGCCATTTACTTCGCGGGGTCTTTCTTCCCTAAATCCGATCCCACGGCGCAATTGCTGAACACCGCCGGCGTATTTGCCGCGGGCTTCCTGATGCGGCCGATTGGCGGGTGGCTGTTCGGGCGGATTGCCGACCGGCATGGCCGCAAGAACTCGCTGCTGATCTCGGTGACGATGATGTGCTGCGGCTCGCTGCTGATCGCCAGCCTGCCTACCTACAACAGCATTGGCGCCTGGGCGCCGGCGCTGCTGCTGGTCGCGCGGTTGCTGCAGGGCCTGTCCGTCGGCGGCGAATACGGCACCACCGCCACCTATATGAGCGAGGTGGCGCTCAAGGGCCAGCGGGGATTTTTTTCGTCGTTCCAGTATGTCACGCTGATCGGCGGGCAGTTGCTGGCGGTGCTGGTGGTGGTGGTGCTGCAGCAGTTCCTCGACGAGGCTGAGCTCAAGGCATGGGGCTGGCGCATCCCGTTCGTGATCGGCGCCATCACGGCGGTGGTGGCGCTGTTCCTGCGCCGCACCTTGCATGAAACGACCTCCGCCGCCACCCGGGCGAGCAAGGAGGCCGGCACGCTGACGGCGCTGTTCCGCCATCACAAGGCGGCCTTCTTCACCGTGCTTGGCTATACCGCGGGCGGCTCGCTGATCTTTTATACCTTCACCACATATATGCAGAAGTACCTGGTCAACTCCGCGGGCATGTCGATCAAGACGGCCAGCTACGTGATGACCGGCTGCCTGTTCTTCTACATGTGCATGCAGCCGTTCTTTGGCGCGCTGTCGGACCGCATCGGGCGGCGCACCAATATGCTGCTGTTCGGCGCGCTCGGCACGCTGGGGACGGTTCCGATCCTGACGGCGCTCGGGAGCGTGAAAAGCCCCTTTGTCGCCTTCGTGCTGATCTCCCTGGCGCTGGCCATCGTGAGCCTCTACACCTCCATCAGCGGCATCGTGAAGGCCGAGATGTTCCCGACCGAGATCCGGGCGCTGGGGGTGGGACTGGCCTATGCCGTGGCCAACGCGATCTTCGGCGGCTCGGCCGAGTACGTCGCGCTGGACCTGAAATCGCTAGGCCACGAATCCAGCTTCTACTGGTATGTGACGGCGATGATGGTGATCGTGTTCCTGGTCAGCTTCCGGCTGCCGCGACAGGCCAGGTACCTGCACCACGAGCACTGA
- a CDS encoding PHA-granule associated protein 4, with protein sequence MSIVRASSKAEALRLLASKDVLALELDYETGWQDAVELGRLGEKRGIKVQYRGQESIAVHSREALIEGLSKTKTTFRQRNLYCQFDLGTLADHELLDLEAKATRLGDYILAGHLLRDVDAVWPQEAQ encoded by the coding sequence ATGTCAATAGTGCGAGCTAGCAGCAAAGCAGAAGCGCTTCGGCTTCTCGCATCGAAAGATGTGCTGGCGCTTGAGCTGGACTATGAAACCGGATGGCAGGACGCCGTCGAACTTGGCCGGCTCGGAGAGAAACGCGGCATCAAAGTGCAATACCGCGGACAGGAGAGCATTGCTGTCCATTCGCGCGAAGCCCTGATCGAAGGGCTGTCTAAGACCAAGACCACCTTCAGGCAGCGCAATCTGTATTGCCAGTTCGATCTCGGCACGCTTGCCGACCATGAACTGCTCGATCTCGAAGCCAAGGCGACCCGACTGGGCGACTACATCCTGGCAGGCCATCTGCTAAGGGATGTGGACGCAGTCTGGCCGCAAGAAGCGCAGTAA
- a CDS encoding M16 family metallopeptidase, whose translation MRLIIKRLSLLLALAFSVSANAAPGVAQAPAPAAAKLPGAAPVEVVSVEGITEYRLPNGLRVLLAPDAAQPVTTVNMTYLVGSRHENYGETGMAHLLEHLLFKGTPALPGNTIAQELTRRGMQFNGTTAFDRTNYYESFTASEENLDWALKMEADRMVNSFIAREALDSEMTVVRNEMERAENNPGGMLMQQMRSAAYRWHNYGKAPIGARSDVEHVAIGNLQDFYHRYYQPDNAVLVVAGKFDVAATLARIGKYFGAIPRPTRALPVQYTVEPPQEGAREVTLRRVGDSQLVAVQYHIAPGAHPDTVALQLLADILTDGSGGRLYKALVESGKASWQSGSVSGMKDPGSVLFAAGLSKTQDLEAARQVLVAQVEGFAARPVTQVELDRARTRLLNSYERLLENPSGYAVALSEAIAKGDWRLLLVARQQAERVTLADLQRVAQNYLRASNRTLGRFIPIDMPGDAPAETLARATMPAAPDVAALVAAYQSKPPKAAVAAFDPSPDNIEAHTLRGKLANGMQFALLPKPSRGQTVSGTLVLRMGDVTSLQGQDAVGSLTAAMLMRGTARLERQQIADRLSALKAVVSVQGDAEAVTVRFEARRETLADTLALLRDVLREPSLPAAEFETLRANAIAGIESGLGQPEAIASNVLGRHGNPYPLGDPRYVGTPQEDIAALRQVQLADLRAFHTRFYGASHGQVALVGDFDREAAQAQLATLFGDWQAQAPYARIERPFVPLAPAHLTRETPDKANAIYLAALPVALTSDAPEYPALVIANRVFGGSALKSRLADRLRQHDGISYSVGSFVQVGALDTNGRFGMQALYAPQNLDKLKRGVEEELSRLAAAGITPQELAQARSGLLQQGTLARTSDSALAGTLASQLFLGRTMRFVTEYEQGIATATVEQVNAAIRKHLDPARVVHVYAGDFSVTAVQDAGATIKTIEAIEAIEAIKARKANEPANEAVAVP comes from the coding sequence ATGCGTCTTATCATCAAGCGCCTTTCCTTGCTGCTAGCCCTGGCTTTCAGCGTATCCGCAAACGCCGCGCCGGGCGTGGCCCAGGCGCCGGCGCCTGCTGCTGCGAAGCTGCCGGGCGCGGCGCCGGTGGAAGTCGTCAGCGTGGAAGGCATTACCGAGTACCGGCTGCCCAACGGCCTGCGCGTGCTGCTTGCGCCCGATGCGGCGCAGCCCGTCACCACGGTCAACATGACCTACCTGGTCGGCAGCCGCCATGAGAACTATGGCGAGACTGGCATGGCGCACTTGCTCGAACACCTGCTGTTCAAGGGCACGCCGGCGCTGCCGGGCAACACCATTGCGCAGGAGCTCACGCGCCGTGGCATGCAGTTCAACGGCACCACCGCGTTCGACCGCACCAACTACTACGAGAGCTTCACCGCCAGCGAGGAAAACCTCGACTGGGCGCTGAAGATGGAAGCGGACCGCATGGTCAACAGCTTTATCGCGCGCGAGGCGCTCGACAGCGAGATGACGGTGGTGCGCAACGAGATGGAGCGCGCCGAAAACAATCCCGGTGGCATGCTGATGCAGCAGATGCGCTCGGCCGCCTACCGCTGGCACAACTACGGCAAGGCGCCGATCGGTGCGCGCAGCGACGTGGAGCACGTCGCCATCGGCAACCTGCAGGACTTCTACCACCGCTATTACCAGCCTGACAACGCGGTGCTGGTGGTGGCGGGCAAGTTCGATGTGGCCGCCACGCTCGCGCGCATCGGCAAGTACTTCGGCGCGATCCCCCGGCCCACGCGCGCGCTGCCGGTCCAGTACACCGTGGAGCCGCCGCAGGAGGGCGCGCGCGAGGTCACGCTGCGCCGCGTGGGCGACTCGCAACTGGTTGCGGTCCAATATCACATCGCGCCGGGCGCGCATCCGGATACGGTGGCCCTGCAGCTGCTCGCCGATATCCTGACCGATGGCTCGGGCGGCCGCCTGTACAAGGCGCTGGTCGAGAGCGGCAAGGCCAGCTGGCAGTCTGGCTCGGTATCGGGCATGAAGGATCCCGGCTCGGTGCTGTTCGCCGCCGGGCTGAGCAAGACGCAGGATCTCGAAGCCGCGCGCCAGGTGCTGGTGGCGCAGGTGGAGGGCTTTGCCGCCCGGCCGGTGACGCAGGTGGAGCTGGACCGCGCCCGCACCCGTCTGCTCAACAGCTACGAGCGCCTGCTGGAGAATCCTTCCGGCTACGCCGTCGCCTTGTCCGAGGCCATCGCCAAGGGTGACTGGCGCCTGCTGCTGGTGGCACGCCAGCAGGCCGAGCGCGTCACGCTGGCGGACTTGCAGCGGGTCGCGCAGAACTATCTGCGCGCCAGCAACCGCACGCTCGGCCGCTTTATCCCCATCGACATGCCGGGCGATGCGCCGGCCGAGACGCTGGCCCGGGCCACCATGCCCGCCGCGCCGGACGTCGCCGCGCTGGTGGCGGCCTACCAGAGCAAGCCGCCCAAGGCCGCGGTGGCCGCCTTTGATCCCAGCCCGGACAATATCGAGGCGCACACGCTGCGCGGCAAGCTGGCCAACGGCATGCAGTTCGCGCTGCTGCCCAAGCCCAGCCGCGGCCAGACGGTTAGCGGCACGCTGGTCCTGCGCATGGGCGACGTCACCAGCCTGCAAGGCCAGGACGCGGTCGGCAGCCTCACGGCGGCCATGCTGATGCGCGGCACCGCCCGCCTGGAGCGGCAGCAGATTGCCGACCGCCTGTCCGCGCTCAAGGCGGTGGTGTCGGTCCAGGGCGATGCCGAGGCGGTCACTGTGCGTTTTGAGGCGCGCCGCGAAACGCTGGCCGACACGCTCGCGCTGCTGCGCGACGTCCTGCGCGAGCCGAGCCTGCCCGCCGCGGAGTTCGAGACCCTGCGCGCCAACGCCATCGCCGGCATCGAGAGCGGCCTGGGCCAGCCAGAGGCGATCGCGTCGAACGTGCTTGGCCGTCACGGCAATCCCTACCCATTGGGGGATCCGCGCTATGTCGGCACCCCGCAGGAGGACATCGCGGCGCTGCGGCAAGTGCAACTGGCCGACCTGCGCGCCTTCCACACGCGCTTCTACGGCGCGAGCCACGGCCAGGTGGCGCTGGTCGGCGACTTCGACCGCGAGGCGGCGCAGGCGCAACTGGCCACGCTGTTCGGCGACTGGCAGGCCCAGGCGCCCTATGCGCGCATCGAACGCCCCTTCGTGCCGCTGGCACCGGCGCACCTCACCCGCGAGACGCCGGACAAGGCCAATGCCATCTACCTGGCCGCGCTGCCGGTCGCGCTGACCAGCGATGCACCGGAATACCCGGCCCTGGTGATCGCCAATCGTGTGTTCGGCGGGAGCGCGCTCAAGAGCCGGCTGGCGGATCGCCTGCGCCAACACGACGGCATCAGTTACAGTGTCGGCAGTTTCGTGCAGGTGGGTGCGCTCGACACCAACGGGCGCTTCGGCATGCAAGCGCTCTATGCGCCGCAGAACCTGGACAAGCTCAAGCGTGGCGTGGAAGAGGAACTGTCGCGGCTGGCAGCCGCCGGCATCACGCCGCAGGAGCTGGCACAAGCCAGGAGTGGCCTGCTGCAGCAAGGCACGCTGGCCCGCACCAGTGATTCCGCGTTGGCCGGCACGCTCGCCAGCCAGCTATTTCTGGGGCGCACGATGCGCTTTGTCACGGAATACGAGCAAGGTATCGCCACGGCGACCGTCGAACAGGTCAACGCGGCCATCCGCAAGCACCTGGACCCGGCGCGGGTGGTGCATGTGTATGCGGGAGATTTTTCTGTCACGGCAGTGCAAGATGCCGGGGCGACGATAAAGACAATAGAGGCAATAGAGGCAATAGAGGCAATAAAGGCACGGAAGGCGAATGAGCCGGCAAACGAAGCCGTGGCCGTCCCCTAA
- a CDS encoding ShlB/FhaC/HecB family hemolysin secretion/activation protein, which produces MDLCLAPFLRRVVPASVGLLMAGGALAQGSRDVDEALRRSRQEQNQQLQRERNIEQAEQRARQLQAPNVSLDGGQAPSVALSTSLPMEAPCFTVDRVVLDVPPELPEAVRRHGASALPLDAFRFAQAYLDQYANQCVGREGINIIVRRLGAQILSRGYITTRVAVPQQDLSGGTLRLVLIPGVIRQIRFADEALRGSWQSAFAARPGDLLNIRELEQGLEQMKRVPSQDVDMQIVPGEMPGESDVVISVKRTKPWRLVLGLDDSGSSGTGQLQANASLGIDNPLELNDLFNIGVSHDANLTQGDRGTRGANAYYAAPWGNWTLGIAASTYNYHQRIAGVNQVFESSGDSKAAELKAQYLFQRDQFQKNTLQWRLGHRWSHAYIEDTQILNQQRSTTFAEVGWLHRHYLGESQFDLALAYRAGVPWLNGQTEIRTIAPNAPSQRDKFLYRLATLDATLVVPFSAPGGPGGSRMPMRYITTVHAQYTGQALLASEFISMGSRWTVRGFDGDATLAAERGAYWRNDLEIPLGATAQSVYLGLDAGTVGGPSASYLAGRTLAGVAVGLRGSPVKGLYYDAFLAWGLVKPANFPTRSPAGGFSVSFQY; this is translated from the coding sequence ATGGATCTATGCCTTGCTCCGTTTCTGCGCCGCGTTGTTCCCGCTTCCGTTGGCTTGTTGATGGCGGGTGGCGCGTTGGCGCAGGGTTCGCGGGACGTTGACGAGGCATTGCGCCGCTCGCGGCAGGAACAGAATCAGCAACTGCAGCGCGAGCGCAATATCGAACAGGCCGAGCAGCGCGCCCGGCAGCTGCAGGCGCCGAATGTTTCCCTGGATGGTGGGCAGGCGCCGAGCGTTGCCCTGTCCACCTCGCTGCCGATGGAAGCCCCCTGCTTCACTGTCGACAGGGTCGTGCTGGACGTGCCGCCAGAACTCCCCGAAGCGGTGCGGCGGCATGGCGCCAGCGCGCTCCCGCTGGACGCATTTCGCTTTGCTCAGGCGTACCTGGATCAGTACGCCAATCAATGCGTTGGCCGCGAGGGCATCAATATCATCGTGCGCCGCCTGGGTGCGCAGATCCTGTCGCGCGGCTACATCACGACGCGCGTCGCCGTGCCGCAGCAGGATCTGTCCGGCGGCACGCTACGTTTGGTACTGATTCCCGGTGTCATCCGGCAGATCCGCTTTGCCGACGAAGCCCTGCGCGGTTCGTGGCAGTCCGCGTTTGCGGCCCGGCCTGGTGATCTCCTGAATATTCGCGAGCTTGAGCAGGGCCTGGAGCAGATGAAACGCGTGCCGAGCCAGGACGTCGACATGCAGATCGTGCCGGGGGAAATGCCCGGTGAGTCCGATGTGGTGATCTCGGTCAAGCGCACCAAGCCCTGGAGGCTCGTCCTCGGCCTGGACGACAGCGGCAGCTCCGGCACGGGGCAACTGCAGGCCAACGCATCGCTGGGCATCGACAACCCGCTCGAGCTGAATGACCTGTTCAACATCGGCGTCAGCCACGACGCCAATCTCACGCAGGGTGATCGGGGAACCCGGGGCGCCAACGCCTACTACGCTGCGCCGTGGGGAAACTGGACGCTCGGCATTGCGGCCAGCACATATAACTATCACCAGCGCATTGCCGGGGTGAACCAGGTCTTCGAGTCAAGCGGGGATTCCAAGGCCGCGGAGCTCAAGGCCCAGTACCTGTTCCAACGCGACCAGTTCCAGAAGAACACGCTGCAATGGCGTCTTGGGCACCGCTGGAGTCACGCGTACATCGAGGACACGCAGATCCTCAACCAGCAGCGCAGCACGACCTTTGCGGAAGTCGGCTGGCTGCATCGGCACTACCTGGGCGAGTCGCAGTTCGACCTCGCGCTCGCGTATCGCGCCGGCGTGCCCTGGCTCAATGGGCAAACCGAGATTCGCACGATCGCGCCCAATGCGCCCAGCCAGCGCGACAAGTTCCTCTATCGGCTCGCCACGCTCGATGCCACGCTGGTGGTCCCATTCTCGGCGCCCGGCGGGCCAGGTGGCAGCCGCATGCCGATGCGCTACATCACCACGGTGCACGCCCAGTACACCGGCCAGGCCTTGCTGGCGAGCGAGTTCATCTCGATGGGCAGCCGCTGGACCGTGCGCGGCTTCGATGGTGACGCCACGCTCGCTGCCGAGCGTGGCGCGTACTGGCGCAACGATCTGGAGATCCCGCTCGGCGCCACCGCGCAGAGCGTCTACCTGGGCCTGGATGCCGGCACCGTTGGCGGCCCAAGCGCCAGCTATCTGGCCGGCCGCACCCTGGCCGGCGTCGCGGTGGGCCTGCGCGGCAGCCCTGTGAAAGGCCTGTACTACGACGCCTTCCTCGCCTGGGGTCTCGTCAAGCCCGCCAATTTCCCTACACGCTCGCCGGCAGGCGGGTTTTCGGTGTCTTTCCAATACTAG